The proteins below are encoded in one region of Flavobacteriales bacterium:
- a CDS encoding phospholipase D-like domain-containing protein, with product MKNIFLLCAAIICQTSVFAQMDIATARQQAENSEVTISGVVTNGDELGSPIRYIEDGTAGIAIYDPENTEGVNRGDSITVTGILVDYNGLLEIQPVSNLINHGNGYSITPQTITPNSIGEETESELVSIENVVFENSGQLFSVGIHNFSVGGQNGMIYVKADCDIENTLIPSCPVKLTAISSQYSFTGFDGYQLLVRDENDFEFSGGICYNSPLTQSDITTTSFIVNFTTNSIAASELSYGLTTDLELGTVNSDSGYVFNHAISLDNLEAGSIYYVQALSYEGSDSAYSAVFAFATQSTSSGKIRVCFNNPVDTTVATIENAQFSGVFTNDSIKAYIDKADSTLDIAVYNHSDNMIANAINDAYERGVRVRYITCESTTTAALGTLNSNIPRIERPEGMGIMHNKFIVIDADVADSAWVLSGSTNWTSSQIFDDPNHIIMVQDQSVARTYELEFNEMWGSDGNEPDDENAKFGSNKTNNTPHHFIVNGNDFEVYFSPTDNTTLNISNALKSADDEIDFALLVFTNNQLGTTIAEEHESGVEVNGIIEQINTEGSEYDFLVEEGVNVISHQGFGDSFHHKYCIVDHDNTDSDPLVITGSHNWSGAAETNNDENTMIIHDANIANQFFQEFNERMNEIENQVEPSFNCVGEACIDPMDGSGTYSSLVACEYVCSPASIHELVQGNIQVYPNPNEGKFTIQINSLISTTLKYRISDLQGKIVVENKVNLLKGMNKLEINENITTGFYFVEMANERIKIIVQ from the coding sequence TCAAATGGATATTGCCACAGCTCGACAACAAGCTGAAAATTCTGAAGTAACTATAAGTGGAGTCGTAACAAATGGCGACGAACTAGGAAGTCCCATCCGCTATATTGAAGATGGAACTGCTGGAATTGCAATCTATGACCCCGAAAACACAGAAGGTGTTAATAGAGGCGATAGCATTACAGTTACTGGCATACTAGTTGACTATAATGGTCTACTTGAAATTCAGCCAGTTAGCAACCTTATTAATCATGGTAATGGATACAGTATTACACCTCAAACCATTACTCCAAATTCAATTGGAGAGGAGACAGAATCCGAGCTTGTAAGTATTGAAAATGTAGTGTTTGAAAATTCTGGTCAACTGTTTAGTGTTGGAATACACAATTTTAGTGTAGGAGGTCAGAACGGAATGATTTATGTAAAGGCTGATTGTGATATAGAAAATACTCTAATCCCTTCTTGCCCAGTTAAACTGACTGCTATATCATCGCAATATTCATTTACTGGATTTGATGGCTATCAGTTACTGGTAAGAGACGAAAATGATTTTGAATTCAGCGGTGGCATTTGTTACAATTCACCATTGACACAAAGTGATATCACTACTACAAGCTTTATCGTAAATTTTACAACTAATAGTATTGCTGCTTCAGAATTAAGTTACGGACTAACAACAGACCTTGAACTAGGCACTGTAAATTCTGATAGTGGTTATGTTTTTAATCATGCTATTTCTTTAGATAATCTTGAGGCAGGAAGTATATATTATGTTCAAGCATTATCCTATGAGGGCAGCGATAGTGCATATTCCGCTGTATTTGCTTTTGCTACTCAATCAACATCTTCTGGAAAAATAAGAGTGTGTTTCAATAATCCCGTTGACACAACAGTAGCAACAATTGAAAATGCTCAATTCTCGGGTGTATTTACCAACGATAGCATTAAAGCTTACATTGATAAAGCAGATTCTACACTTGATATTGCCGTTTATAACCACTCGGACAACATGATTGCTAACGCTATTAATGATGCCTACGAAAGAGGAGTTAGAGTAAGGTATATCACTTGCGAATCAACAACGACAGCTGCTTTAGGAACTCTAAACAGCAATATTCCACGAATTGAACGCCCTGAAGGAATGGGAATTATGCACAATAAATTTATTGTGATTGATGCTGATGTAGCAGATAGTGCATGGGTGCTTTCTGGCTCAACAAACTGGACTTCTAGTCAGATTTTTGATGACCCTAACCATATCATTATGGTGCAGGACCAGTCCGTAGCTAGAACTTATGAATTAGAATTCAATGAAATGTGGGGTTCTGATGGCAATGAACCTGACGATGAAAACGCAAAGTTTGGAAGCAATAAAACTAATAATACTCCACATCATTTTATAGTGAACGGCAACGATTTTGAAGTTTATTTTTCTCCTACTGACAATACAACCTTGAACATCTCTAATGCATTAAAATCTGCTGATGATGAAATCGATTTTGCTCTCTTAGTATTCACCAATAATCAACTAGGCACTACTATTGCAGAAGAACATGAAAGTGGAGTCGAAGTAAATGGCATTATCGAACAAATTAATACAGAAGGTTCAGAATATGATTTTTTAGTAGAAGAAGGCGTTAATGTCATTTCACATCAAGGATTTGGCGATAGCTTTCACCATAAATACTGCATTGTTGACCACGATAATACGGATTCAGACCCATTAGTTATTACCGGTTCTCACAATTGGTCAGGTGCAGCAGAAACTAATAATGATGAAAACACCATGATTATTCATGATGCTAATATTGCCAATCAGTTCTTTCAAGAGTTTAATGAACGAATGAATGAAATAGAAAATCAAGTAGAGCCGTCATTTAATTGCGTTGGTGAAGCGTGTATTGATCCAATGGACGGAAGTGGAACGTATTCATCATTAGTAGCTTGCGAATACGTTTGTTCTCCTGCATCAATACATGAATTAGTACAAGGCAATATTCAAGTTTACCCTAACCCTAATGAAGGTAAGTTTACTATTCAGATTAATAGTTTAATATCTACCACATTAAAATACAGAATCTCTGACTTGCAAGGAAAGATTGTAGTTGAAAACAAGGTGAATCTTCTAAAAGGGATGAATAAATTGGAAATAAACGAAAACATCACAACAGGATTTTATTTTGTTGAAATGGCTAACGAACGCATTAAAATTATCGTTCAATAA